Genomic window (Trichomycterus rosablanca isolate fTriRos1 chromosome 16, fTriRos1.hap1, whole genome shotgun sequence):
AGCAATTAAAATATCAACTTTTATACTAATCAAACGTTTGAACGAACAAtaatttctgttattttcaATGTCTTATGAAGTAAAATAATTCCAGAAACAGTGTGGAACTCAGTTAAACAAAATCAAAGGAAATCTAATAAAAAGCCATATTTTGCATTGACAAAATCTTCATAAACTATTAAAGGTGTTGACACACGTGCTGAGCATTTGTTGGTTTCTCCTTTACAGAGTCGGGTGAAATTTACTTCACTTTAACCAGATGTGCCTGAACTTTGACAATCAGGGCATGTTTTCTATTAGATAACTAAATTAAAGATAATCAAaacgcactgtcgcctcacagcaagaaggtcctgagttcgatccccaggtggggcggtcctttctgtgtggagtttgcatgttctcctcgtgtctgcgtgggtttcctccaggggctccggcttcctcccacagtccaagtgaggtgaatcagagatacaaaattgttcatgactgtgtttaacattaaacttgtgaaatgatgaatctaactacctgtcctgtcatgaatgtaacataaagtgtgtaaaacatgacgttaaaatcctaaataaagaagtaaataaatagaataaaaagttaaagttaaattaaatatatagttTTCGGTCTCTTTTCTAGATGGTTTACAAATTCAGACTTTAAAACCAAAGCTGTAAACTTTTGCTTCTGAGcagaaaaatatatttaaacaaaacaaaaatatataatatttgttttgCGGATTTTATAATATTGAATCGGttttaatgtgtacatgtgtataaacAATTTGAGGtccattttttatgtatttgtcttttaaaaagctgctttgtaaaataagatttgaaATGGCAGTTGTAGCACGTATGCAATAATTAAAATAGCGATTTTAATACAATTACGTCAAAACATAGAGAAAATATTTATCtgtcgattttttttttactttgaggTGCAGTAAATAAATGTGCAGAACTGTATTTTAAATTAGGTGCTGTATTGCGTGGATTGCTAGTGTagtcaaaatatatattaatttaaagaaaaaaacattgcaTTACAACATCAGTATTTGTTTGCGTATTTTCGGCTGCATGTATGAAACAGTGGGCCTGGCTGCTTTAAATCCAACCTGTGCGTGTGTTCACAGAGATCTCGCGAGAGCGGCCGcgtggctggctggctggctggctgtgAGGTTGCAGTAGACGGAGGGAGAAAGGCAGGCAGGCTAAGCAGGCAGGCATCATGGCGGACCGAGACAGTGGAAGCGAGCAGGGAGGAGCGGCCACGGGCCCGGTTCTGAGCTCCGTGCACGCGGTGGCAGGAGGGGCGGGTTCGGCTTCCGGCCTGCAGCACGACACGCAGGAGCTGGCGTCTAAGCGCGTTGACATCCAGAACAAGCGCTTCTACCTAGACGTGAAGCAAAACGTGAAAGGCCGCTTCCTGAAGATCGCTGAAGTGGGCGCCGGCGGCAACAAGAGCCGCCTGACACTGTCCATGTCAGTGGCCGTGGAGTTCCGCGACTACCTCGGGGACTTCATCGAGCACTACGCGCAGCTGGGGCCCAGCAACCCGGACGCGGTGCAGGACGAGCCGCGGCGCGCGCTGAAGAGTGAGTTCCTGGTGCGCGAGAATCGCAAGTACTACATGGATCTGAAGGAGAACCAGAGGGGCCGGTTTCTGAGGATCCGGCAGACGGTGAACCGGGGGCCCGG
Coding sequences:
- the puraa gene encoding purine-rich element binding protein Aa; its protein translation is MADRDSGSEQGGAATGPVLSSVHAVAGGAGSASGLQHDTQELASKRVDIQNKRFYLDVKQNVKGRFLKIAEVGAGGNKSRLTLSMSVAVEFRDYLGDFIEHYAQLGPSNPDAVQDEPRRALKSEFLVRENRKYYMDLKENQRGRFLRIRQTVNRGPGLGSAQGQTIALPAQGLIEFRDALAKLIDDYGVEDEPTELPEGTSLTVDNKRFFFDVGSNKYGVFMRVSEVKPTYRNSITVPYKVWAKFGSTFCKYADEMKKIQDKQRERRACEQQQQQQQPGEMQADDGEED